GCGCCTGTAGGTGTTGTTGTTGGCTTAATTGTTGTTGAAACCATTGGGAGCGTTGATCTAAAATACAACCCAGGGCTAAGGTATGGGCAATTCCTTGCAATTGGCCATATTCCTCTGGGTTCCAGGAGCGATCATTGCGTCCGGTGACTAAAAAGCCTAAGACCACCTCTTCTTGAATCAACGGTAACACGGTTTGACTGCGTTGTTGCCAACTTTTCTCTTCTTCTAGGGGTTGTTCCCGGTGTGCTTCAGCTTCTATAAAATCATTGATATCCACCGCCGGTAACAAAATCCGGGTTTTGGTAATTTCTTCTGTGGTTAACAAACGAGGTAGAGTTGGAGTTAACATTGTCGGAAAGCGCATCAAACCCGGAATATCCAAATCTTCCAGGGAGGTTTCAGGATAAGTGGCGATCGGAATCAATTTCTGATGTTCCTCATCCACCCAAGCCTCGGCCAAATACACCACACTCAAGGACGCACCTAAACTCGCCGTCAATGACAATTGCGTGCGACAGAGTTGGACAAATTCAGAACTCGCTGTAAGCATAGGAGGGGGAGGAGCCGGGGGATCAGTGTACTGATTTTGTATCAATCTATTAAAACATCTTGAAATTTTGAACTAGAACAGATATACTTCTTTCGGATTTTGTAGCTATATTTACAACCCGCCTGCTTAAAAAGGAGGTCAACAAGTTGGCTAGAAGACGTAAGCGTAAAAGCCGTCGTAGACAAGAAGGACGAAGAATTTTAGAATGTGTGCCTCAATATAGCATTTCGAGTGGCGAAGATAAACCTGTAACGGCTGCTCGCAAGTTTATCCATGCCGAGGGAATTATTCCCCCTGCTGTGCTTCTTGTCAAACGCAATGAGCATACAACAGATCGGTATTTCTGGGCTGAGAAGGGTCTGTTTGGTGCTCAGTATGTTGAAGAAAATCATTTTTTATTCCCCAGTTTAAAGCAGCTTGTGGAAAAAGCAACACCCCTATCTTCTGCTTCCGCCCTCAAAAGCGTTTGAAGTCTAGATCCCCTGTGTTGAATATTCTTAATGCTTAAAGTAAAGGGTTTTCTAAATGCGGAATTTTTCTGGCGTCCTGAAACTGGGTGACAGCTATTATCAACATGAGCTTTAGTCCTTAACTCAGATTAAGGCAGCGCGAGAGAAAAACCGGATAGGTCTGGTGGTGAACCTTCAATGGAGGCAATCTATCTCTGGGGGTTTAGTCGGTTAAAAGGTTGTTGAATTTCTTCTCTTTTAACCCAACTAGCCCAGGAGTCCCTGCTTCTAGCAAGGATCAGATGAAATTATTCGCAAGGTTTGAGGTGCAGTGCTTGTTTGAGCGTTGCCAGTT
This DNA window, taken from Planktothrix sp. FACHB-1365, encodes the following:
- a CDS encoding DUF3155 domain-containing protein, which produces MARRRKRKSRRRQEGRRILECVPQYSISSGEDKPVTAARKFIHAEGIIPPAVLLVKRNEHTTDRYFWAEKGLFGAQYVEENHFLFPSLKQLVEKATPLSSASALKSV